A DNA window from Calliphora vicina chromosome 1, idCalVici1.1, whole genome shotgun sequence contains the following coding sequences:
- the LOC135963217 gene encoding uncharacterized protein LOC135963217 isoform X1: MHSPHSPLLTDETTNHHLKKNKLSARYINNTSFLCNIATDHSKLGTENSSTSQKSTSAISSSKLICYCEKRGKEESLEGSNNKISIDSGVAKRLVPTRNAATSPHLDIRKLGSMTTLNPSPSLTNELSVKPTDTAEYKKNNKLKIQNRNILKIDDEANSKKILEKNNFIGESKPLKLLRTTRSLSPRPPIRHQHAMLVSDPNNVDIQFSRLLNTNARSNKQQINKLCRSEQSSPNVIDGTEIQFSYNESTNRSTGCLGNAFADPWLKITGCDNISSSLLSTHKKEMRFHQCNTVVENIKDPWVKRADIDSSPKVSRHDLFRQSKSFSTSRFDVETIINPSLSNSAKNPGYLNEDTMSTSIIDVKKQLRSAPSSPQFLTASENIFSSSTYLTNQHSTGSFSEKTPMRSSSFSPARIKDSHNPFTDYNLHHSNSPHPSISVATEIIDDQNKSKSKLNIRSTNYEFLNVCDPVLLNARHSFSSVSEQQQGDELQLNIRRLSDQMRRKESIFTNSIKTFSSDRNVRENRIYENKVLTSANDTIMKSTRERVPINRADFSEYLEQFRCSEAKKAAISKEKPCQWRENNNSLTKTQNNQPIIINKTQQSPDCLLETTC, translated from the coding sequence ATGCATTCTCCGCACTCGCCTCTGTTAACTGATGAGACTACTAACCatcatctaaaaaaaaataaattatctgCCAGATACATTAATAATACAAGTTTTTTATGTAATATCGCAACCGATCATTCCAAGCTTGGTACAGAAAATTCTTCGACATCCCAGAAATCAACTAGTGCCATATCATCATCAAAATTAATATGTTATTGTGAAAAAAGAGGAAAAGAGGAATCTTTGGAAGgttcaaacaataaaatatcaatAGATTCAGGCGTAGCGAAACGTTTGGTGCCTACACGCAATGCAGCCACCAGTCCTCATTTGGATATACGAAAACTTGGTAGTATGACTACGCTCAATCCCTCGCCATCGTTAACAAATGAACTTAGTGTAAAACCGACCGATACagcagaatataaaaaaaataataaattaaaaatccaaaatagaaatattttaaaaattgatgacGAGGcaaattctaagaaaatattagaaaaaaacaactttattgGTGAATCCAAACCTCTTAAACTACTTCGAACTACACGTTCGCTATCTCCAAGACCACCCATACGGCATCAACATGCCATGTTAGTATCAGATCCCAACAACGTTGATATACAATTCTCTCGATTATTGAATACTAATGCGCGGTCCAATAAACAGCAAATCAACAAACTTTGCCGTTCTGAACAGTCTTCTCCCAATGTAATCGATGGAACAGAGATACAATTTTCTTACAATGAATCAACAAATCGAAGTACTGGCTGTTTGGGTAACGCATTTGCTGACCCTTGGTTAAAAATAACGGGTTGCGACAATATTTCATCTTCCCTTCTATCAACTCATAAAAAAGAGATGCGATTCCACCAATGTAACACGGTCGTAGAAAACATTAAAGATCCTTGGGTTAAAAGGGCAGATATTGACTCAAGTCCTAAAGTGTCTCGACATGACTTATTTCGCCAAAGCAAGTCATTTTCTACCTCCAGATTTGATGTAGAGACCATAATAAATCCATCTTTATCAAATAGCGCAAAAAATCCTGGTTACTTAAATGAAGATACAATGTCAACTTCTATAATTGATGTTAAAAAGCAGTTGCGATCAGCCCCATCATCTCCTCAATTTTTAACAGCatcagaaaatatattttcttcctCTACCTATCTTACCAACCAACATAGTACTGGTAGTTTTAGCGAAAAAACTCCCATGCGATCGTCTAGTTTCTCACCTGCAAGAATTAAGGATAGCCATAATCCTTTTACGGATTATAATTTACATCACTCCAACTCACCCCACCCCTCAATATCAGTTGCTACCGAAATAATTGATGATCAAAACAAAagcaaatcaaaattaaatattcgaTCAACTAATTACGAGTTTTTGAACGTGTGCGATCCAGTTTTGTTAAATGCCAGACACAGTTTTTCTTCAGTTTCTGAACAGCAACAGGGTGATGAATTGCAACTTAACATAAGACGACTCTCCGATCAAATGCGTCGGAAAGAATCCATTTTTACTAATTCCATTAAAACATTTTCGAGTGATCGCAATGTTAGAGAAAATCGAATATACGAAAACAAAGTACTCACGTCTGCAAATGACACAATCATGAAAAGTACCCGTGAAAGAGTTCCAATTAACAGAGCTGATTTTTCGGAGTATTTGGAGCAATTTAGATGCAGCGAAGCCAAAAAAGCTGCTATTAGTAAGGAAAAGCCATGTCAATGGAGAGAGAACAACAATTCGcttacaaaaactcaaaataaccaACCGATCATCATAAACAAAACTCAACAATCACCAGATTGTCTTTTGGAGACTACATGTTAA